The Impatiens glandulifera chromosome 8, dImpGla2.1, whole genome shotgun sequence genome includes a window with the following:
- the LOC124913012 gene encoding cysteine proteinase-like, protein MADISEGSDGSQIPDPIPFRQQCCSAEVVESCYNVLNLEAPAVVLAPQELIDFVQLNSSTVHDHNHHNHDHNHHNHHNHHNNVCHPATLQESLDYIKEHGISQEKNYPYVGGRKPFVINIHDRPTRNKVKIGGFVSLNNGETINSRVACHPIAAFMYLTNEFVKRNEAGIYKVTSDDSVIMCTNRLSGGPLTHAVLVVGFGKDQDSDDIYWIIKNSFGEDWGDKGFRKICRRSRFLGKPLLFNAVYPFDLVMHENV, encoded by the exons ATGGCTGATATTTCTGAg GGTTCTGATGGTAGTCAAATACCAGACCCTATTCCTTTTAGACAACAATGTTGTT CTGCAGAAGTGGTGGAATCATGTTACAATGTTCTTAATCTAGAAGCACCAGCAGTAGTATTGGCACCACAAGAACTTATAGACTTTGTGCAGCTGAATTCTTCAACAGTTCATGATCATAATCATCATAATCATGATCATAATCATCATAATCATCATAATCATCATAATAATGTATGTCATCCAGCTACTCTTCAAGAATCATTGGATTACATAAAAGAACATGGTATTAGTCAAGAGAAAAATTACCCATATGTTGGAGGAAGAAAACCATTTGTCATCAACATTCATGATAGG CCCACACGAAACAAAGTAAAAATTGGAGGTTTTGTTTCGCTTAACAATGGAGAAACAATTAATAGTCGTGTTGCTTGTCATCCGATTGCTGCTTTTATGTATCTTACTAATGAATTTGTCAAAAGGAATGAG gcTGGAATTTACAAAGTAACTTCGGATGATTCGGTGATAATGTGTACTAATCGATTGTCGGGTGGACCATTAACTCATGCTGTTTTAGTGGTGGGATTTGGTAAAGATCAAGATAGCGATGATATTTATTGGATTATAAAAAACTCTTTTGGCGAAGATTGGGGCGATAAGGGATTTCGAAAAATCTGTAGACGTTCTAGGTTTTTAGGAAAACCTCTTCTGTTTAATGCTGTTTATCCATTTGACCTAGTTATGCATGAAAatgtttag